One part of the Streptomyces ferrugineus genome encodes these proteins:
- a CDS encoding roadblock/LC7 domain-containing protein has translation MTAPKATGHTATNQSGELNWLLDDLVDRVASIRKAVVLSSDGLPTGVSKDLTREDSEHLAAVASGFHSLAKGVGRHFEAGNVRQTVVELDDAFLFVTAAGDGSCLAVLSDADSDVGLVAYEMTLLVKRVGVHLGAAPRTDLPSGG, from the coding sequence ATGACCGCACCAAAGGCGACCGGCCACACCGCGACCAACCAGTCCGGGGAGCTCAACTGGCTCCTCGACGACCTGGTGGACCGCGTCGCCAGCATCCGCAAGGCCGTCGTGCTCTCCAGTGACGGCCTGCCGACGGGTGTGTCCAAGGACCTGACCCGCGAGGACAGCGAGCACCTCGCCGCCGTCGCGTCCGGGTTCCACAGCCTCGCCAAGGGCGTGGGCCGCCACTTCGAGGCGGGCAACGTCCGCCAGACGGTCGTCGAGCTCGACGACGCCTTCCTCTTCGTGACGGCCGCCGGTGACGGCAGCTGCCTCGCGGTGCTCTCGGACGCCGATTCCGACGTCGGCCTGGTCGCCTACGAGATGACGCTCCTCGTCAAGCGGGTCGGCGTACATCTGGGCGCCGCTCCGCGCACCGATCTGCCCTCGGGCGGGTAG
- a CDS encoding nitrate- and nitrite sensing domain-containing protein, with protein MRFRGKSIRRKMVALLLVPLVSLTAIWGFATVLTGRGVAQLFTVSSLVEKIGYSTEDAVRVLQQERRQALVYLADPRASDALTALRVTRSATDAAVSDIRKHAKDPDVRDGMDEGDEERLTAVLDAFDGINSLRSSVEDGTVTRSQALYLYNRLVDPCYALLGSLDGIDSVAMDKQARALLNVTRARELLSREDALLSSALVVGKLTREEIREVSDLIAQRTLTYDLSLTDLPSSERERYERFWKNASTAPLRVAEQAVVFSQPGRTSTVEAKSWDTAAGSVLEELSKLNDEAGTRYQERVQPVAMGVIVKAAIAGVLGLLALLLSLFLSVRIGRSLIRDLRQLRLEAHEASGVRLPSVMRRLSAGEQVDVETEVPRLEYDKNEIGEVGQALNSLQRAAVEAAVKQAELRAGVSEVFVNLARRSQVLLHKQLTLLDTMERRTEDTDELADLFRLDHLTTRMRRHAEGLVILSGAAPSRQWRKPVQLMDVVRAAVAEVEDYERIEVRRLPRVAVTGPAVADVTHLVAELLENATVFSPPHTAVQVLGERVANGFTLEIHDRGLGMAAEALLDANLRLAETPEFELSDTDRLGLFVVSRLAQRQNVRVSLQPSPYGGTTAVVFIPDALLTDDVPDTNGIGFRLDRPTPSKEAELEEARRAALSQVPARVPGLPASLLDGPVELEAPVDLDALSDFPDALDHEDGDRGGLFRPRRALTQTDAETTSPLGEPHPAAGAHGAPDQADRDDVNAPVPLPRRSTPKLVSSHGRPVTEQRSRREKGDAKPPAGPGSPQPNGLAPLPTRRRATGPRGEAADVPDRLGDHSEPPSSPERDRAEPSEAPALPRRTRRPAIASSGPDDSVPSAPSTPQQSGAGAGPLPRRVRQANLAPQLRQGPPPRTEEQPEAAERDADEVRSRMASLQRGWQRGRRENAAGDSAHSGTEPQGTSKGDGR; from the coding sequence ATGCGCTTTCGCGGGAAGTCGATCCGCCGGAAGATGGTGGCGCTGCTTCTCGTGCCGCTGGTGTCCCTGACCGCGATCTGGGGTTTCGCCACGGTACTCACGGGGCGAGGGGTGGCCCAGCTGTTCACGGTCTCGTCCCTGGTCGAGAAGATCGGCTACTCCACCGAGGACGCCGTCCGCGTTCTCCAGCAGGAGCGCCGCCAGGCGCTCGTCTATCTCGCCGATCCCCGGGCCTCGGACGCGCTGACCGCGCTGCGCGTCACCCGCAGTGCCACGGACGCCGCCGTCTCCGACATCCGTAAGCACGCCAAGGACCCCGACGTCCGCGACGGGATGGACGAGGGCGACGAGGAGCGCCTCACCGCCGTCCTGGACGCCTTCGACGGCATCAACTCCCTGCGCAGCAGCGTCGAGGACGGGACGGTGACCCGCTCCCAGGCGCTCTACCTCTACAACCGGCTCGTCGATCCCTGCTACGCCCTGCTGGGCTCCCTCGACGGCATCGACAGCGTCGCGATGGACAAACAGGCCCGCGCCCTGCTCAACGTCACCCGGGCCCGCGAACTCCTCTCCCGCGAGGACGCCCTGCTCAGCTCCGCCCTCGTGGTCGGAAAGCTCACCCGCGAGGAGATCCGCGAGGTCTCCGACCTCATCGCCCAGCGCACCCTGACGTACGACCTCAGCCTGACGGATCTGCCCTCGTCCGAGCGCGAGCGCTACGAGCGCTTCTGGAAGAACGCCTCCACCGCCCCGCTGCGCGTCGCCGAGCAGGCGGTCGTCTTCTCCCAGCCCGGCAGGACCAGCACCGTCGAGGCCAAGAGCTGGGACACCGCCGCCGGCAGCGTCCTCGAAGAGCTCAGCAAGCTCAACGACGAGGCGGGCACCCGCTACCAGGAGCGTGTCCAGCCGGTCGCGATGGGCGTCATCGTCAAGGCGGCCATCGCGGGCGTCCTCGGTCTGCTCGCCCTGCTGCTCTCGCTCTTCCTGTCCGTGCGCATCGGCCGCAGCCTCATCCGCGACCTGCGGCAACTGCGCCTGGAGGCCCACGAGGCGTCCGGCGTCCGGCTGCCCAGCGTGATGCGCCGCCTCTCCGCAGGCGAGCAGGTCGACGTGGAGACCGAGGTCCCGCGCCTGGAGTACGACAAGAACGAGATAGGCGAGGTCGGCCAGGCCCTCAACAGCCTGCAGCGCGCCGCCGTCGAGGCCGCCGTCAAGCAGGCCGAACTGCGCGCCGGCGTCTCCGAGGTCTTCGTCAACCTCGCTCGCCGCAGCCAGGTACTCCTCCACAAGCAGCTCACCCTTCTCGACACCATGGAACGCCGGACCGAGGACACCGACGAACTCGCCGACCTGTTCCGCCTGGACCACCTGACCACCCGTATGCGCCGGCACGCCGAAGGCCTGGTGATCCTCTCCGGCGCCGCCCCCTCCCGGCAGTGGCGCAAACCCGTCCAGCTCATGGACGTCGTCCGCGCCGCGGTCGCCGAGGTCGAGGACTACGAACGCATCGAGGTCCGCCGCCTGCCCCGCGTCGCCGTCACCGGACCGGCCGTCGCGGACGTCACCCACCTCGTGGCCGAACTCCTGGAGAACGCCACGGTGTTCTCCCCGCCGCACACCGCGGTCCAGGTGCTGGGCGAGCGGGTCGCCAACGGCTTCACTCTGGAGATCCACGACCGCGGCCTGGGCATGGCGGCCGAGGCCCTGCTGGACGCCAACCTGCGGCTCGCCGAGACGCCCGAGTTCGAGCTGTCCGACACCGACCGGCTCGGCCTGTTCGTGGTCAGCCGTCTCGCCCAGCGGCAGAACGTCCGGGTCTCGCTCCAGCCGTCGCCGTACGGAGGCACCACCGCCGTCGTCTTCATCCCCGACGCTCTGCTCACCGACGACGTGCCGGACACCAACGGCATCGGATTCCGACTCGACCGGCCCACGCCCTCGAAGGAGGCCGAGCTGGAGGAGGCTCGCCGGGCCGCGCTCTCCCAGGTACCGGCGCGCGTGCCCGGACTGCCCGCCTCGCTGCTGGACGGCCCGGTCGAGCTGGAGGCCCCCGTCGACCTCGACGCCCTCAGCGACTTCCCCGACGCCCTCGACCACGAGGACGGCGACCGCGGCGGCCTGTTCCGCCCGCGCCGCGCCCTCACCCAGACGGACGCCGAGACGACAAGCCCGCTCGGCGAACCGCATCCGGCCGCCGGCGCCCATGGCGCGCCGGACCAGGCCGACCGCGACGACGTGAACGCCCCGGTGCCACTGCCCCGCCGCAGCACACCCAAGCTCGTCAGCTCGCACGGACGCCCGGTCACCGAGCAGCGATCCCGGCGAGAGAAGGGGGACGCAAAGCCTCCGGCGGGCCCCGGCAGCCCGCAGCCGAACGGTCTCGCTCCGCTGCCGACCCGCCGCCGCGCGACCGGACCCCGTGGTGAGGCGGCCGACGTGCCGGACCGGCTCGGCGATCACTCCGAGCCCCCGTCCTCCCCGGAGCGCGACCGCGCCGAGCCCTCGGAGGCACCGGCTCTCCCCAGACGCACACGCCGCCCCGCGATCGCGTCGAGCGGCCCCGACGACTCCGTACCGAGCGCGCCCTCCACGCCACAGCAGTCCGGCGCCGGTGCCGGACCGCTGCCCCGGCGGGTACGGCAGGCCAACCTGGCTCCGCAGCTCAGGCAGGGCCCGCCACCACGGACCGAGGAGCAGCCGGAGGCCGCCGAGCGGGACGCGGACGAGGTACGCAGCCGAATGGCCTCACTCCAGCGCGGCTGGCAGCGCGGCCGCAGGGAGAACGCCGCGGGCGACAGCGCCCACAGCGGCACAGAACCACAGGGAACGAGTAAGGGGGACGGTCGATGA
- a CDS encoding DUF742 domain-containing protein → MSADGQGRSHWFDDDAGPVVRPYAMTRGRTTSAAQHRLDLIAVVVAEPHADDPDADSTLSPEHVDIVGLCRDAPQSVAELSAELDLPIGVVRVLIGDLVDGEFVHVNRPVPPAELVDESILRDVINGLRAL, encoded by the coding sequence ATGAGCGCTGACGGTCAGGGAAGAAGCCACTGGTTCGACGACGACGCCGGACCGGTCGTCCGCCCGTACGCCATGACGCGCGGCCGCACCACCAGTGCGGCCCAGCACCGCCTCGACCTGATCGCGGTGGTCGTCGCGGAACCGCACGCGGACGACCCGGACGCCGACTCGACGCTGTCCCCGGAGCACGTGGACATCGTCGGTCTGTGCCGTGACGCCCCGCAGTCCGTCGCCGAGCTCTCCGCTGAACTCGATCTGCCGATCGGAGTCGTACGGGTCCTCATCGGGGATCTGGTGGACGGAGAATTCGTCCATGTGAACCGGCCGGTACCGCCTGCCGAGCTGGTGGACGAGAGTATTCTGCGCGACGTGATCAACGGCCTGCGGGCGCTGTGA